The proteins below come from a single Marinobacter gudaonensis genomic window:
- the ispF gene encoding 2-C-methyl-D-erythritol 2,4-cyclodiphosphate synthase — MRIGQGFDVHAFCEGDTVTLGGVKIPHSHGLKAHSDGDVLLHALADALLGAAALGDIGHLFPDTSDEWAGADSRDLLRRVMVRIREEGLSVVNVDSTIIAQAPKMAPHIHAIRLNIAEDLGIPASRVSVKATTTENLGFTGRGEGIACQAICLLELVES, encoded by the coding sequence ATGCGTATTGGTCAGGGCTTTGACGTCCACGCCTTCTGTGAAGGTGATACTGTCACCCTGGGGGGCGTCAAAATCCCCCATTCTCATGGTCTTAAAGCACACTCGGACGGTGACGTACTCTTGCATGCGCTCGCAGATGCCCTGTTGGGTGCCGCTGCACTGGGCGACATTGGCCACCTGTTCCCGGATACCAGTGACGAATGGGCCGGGGCCGACAGCCGCGATTTGCTGCGCCGGGTGATGGTCCGCATCCGTGAAGAGGGTCTGAGCGTAGTCAATGTCGATTCCACGATCATTGCCCAGGCACCGAAGATGGCGCCGCACATCCATGCCATCCGTCTCAATATTGCCGAAGATCTTGGTATTCCCGCCAGCCGGGTCAGCGTGAAGGCCACCACCACCGAAAACCTGGGGTTCACCGGCCGCGGTGAGGGCATTGCCTGTCAGGCCATCTGCCTGCTGGAACTGGTGGAGTCGTGA
- the truD gene encoding tRNA pseudouridine(13) synthase TruD produces the protein MSQWRLDWPTSGGTRVARALLKRSPEDFRVDEVLELPVQDANAISGDPTTGAGEHLCLKLQKTGDNTEYVARELARLAGSRHFDVGFCGLKDRHAVTCQWFSLYRPGGERQDSELIQVIGQRWPVLSACRQPRKLRRGEHSGNHFVITLRDVQGSRIEIEQALARLAEFGAPNYFGPQRFGQAGANLDRAVSMDPSAMNRHAGSGRKRRGRGKRGGSEDSKNVLYFSAARSWLFNEVLAARVTDGSWRREGATGPLWGDGGTTATGSTGALERDVVARSPEVEAVFSSTRMKPERRALALKPEKLTWQWLTEDCLELAFFLAPGQYATTMLGDLFELEDMSLGRHNDEQS, from the coding sequence GTGAGCCAATGGCGTCTCGACTGGCCGACTTCCGGTGGTACTCGTGTGGCACGGGCTCTACTCAAACGCTCCCCTGAGGATTTTCGCGTTGATGAGGTGCTCGAGCTGCCAGTTCAGGATGCGAATGCCATCAGCGGAGATCCCACAACTGGTGCTGGAGAGCATCTCTGTCTGAAACTGCAGAAAACCGGCGACAATACCGAGTATGTTGCCCGGGAACTGGCCAGGCTGGCCGGCAGCCGCCACTTTGATGTGGGCTTTTGTGGCCTCAAGGACCGACACGCCGTTACCTGCCAGTGGTTCAGCCTGTATCGTCCGGGCGGGGAGCGACAGGATTCAGAGCTGATTCAGGTCATCGGCCAGCGCTGGCCGGTGCTGTCGGCTTGCCGGCAGCCCAGGAAACTTCGCCGGGGCGAGCACAGCGGCAATCACTTTGTGATTACTCTGCGCGATGTACAGGGCTCCCGGATCGAGATAGAGCAGGCTCTGGCCCGCCTTGCCGAGTTCGGCGCTCCCAATTATTTCGGTCCCCAGCGCTTCGGACAGGCGGGCGCCAACCTGGATCGAGCGGTTTCCATGGACCCGTCCGCCATGAATCGTCATGCCGGTTCCGGCCGAAAACGTCGCGGGCGTGGCAAGCGTGGTGGCAGCGAAGACTCGAAAAACGTATTGTACTTTTCGGCGGCACGTTCCTGGCTGTTCAATGAAGTGCTTGCAGCCCGGGTAACGGACGGCAGCTGGCGCCGCGAGGGGGCTACTGGCCCACTTTGGGGAGATGGCGGTACCACGGCCACCGGCTCGACCGGTGCCCTGGAGCGGGATGTGGTGGCCCGATCGCCAGAGGTGGAAGCCGTGTTTTCGTCAACCCGCATGAAACCCGAACGGCGGGCCCTGGCGTTGAAACCGGAGAAATTGACCTGGCAATGGCTCACAGAGGATTGTCTGGAGCTGGCGTTCTTCCTTGCGCCAGGCCAGTACGCGACCACCATGCTGGGTGATCTTTTCGAGCTTGAGGACATGAGCCTCGGCCGACATAACGACGAACAAAGCTAG
- the surE gene encoding 5'/3'-nucleotidase SurE, giving the protein MRILLSNDDGVHSPGLIALHEGLQGVGDLEVVAPDRDHSGASNALTLNRPLTVEEHPNGFRSVDGTPTDCVHLAVNGLFHEPFDRVVSGINTHANLGDDIIYSGTVAAATEGRHLGLPAIAVSLVNDGHFHYETAARVVRLLLESGRPMVLGPRSILNVNVPDVPWDELAGIRVTRLGHRERAEGAVPMTCPRGKERFWIGAAGEGGDAGPGTDFHAVREGYVSVTPVHIDMTRHEALSSLREWVDALEGGPGVSA; this is encoded by the coding sequence GTGCGTATTCTGTTGTCCAATGATGACGGCGTTCATTCACCGGGGCTGATTGCCCTGCACGAAGGACTCCAGGGAGTGGGCGACCTGGAAGTGGTTGCGCCGGATCGCGACCATAGCGGCGCCAGCAACGCGCTGACCCTGAACCGACCCCTGACCGTGGAAGAGCATCCTAATGGCTTCCGTTCCGTCGACGGTACGCCCACCGATTGTGTGCACCTGGCCGTGAACGGCCTGTTTCACGAACCGTTCGATCGGGTGGTCTCTGGCATTAATACCCACGCCAATCTCGGCGACGATATCATCTACTCGGGCACCGTTGCCGCTGCCACTGAAGGCCGGCACCTGGGATTGCCAGCCATTGCTGTATCCCTGGTCAACGACGGCCACTTTCATTATGAAACCGCTGCCCGTGTCGTGCGTTTGCTTCTGGAAAGCGGCCGGCCCATGGTGCTGGGTCCGCGATCCATTCTGAACGTGAATGTGCCTGACGTCCCCTGGGACGAGTTGGCGGGTATCCGGGTAACCCGCCTTGGCCACAGGGAACGTGCCGAGGGGGCGGTTCCGATGACCTGCCCACGTGGGAAGGAGCGCTTCTGGATCGGCGCCGCGGGCGAGGGCGGGGATGCCGGTCCCGGTACCGATTTCCATGCGGTGCGTGAGGGCTACGTCTCGGTGACGCCCGTGCACATCGATATGACCCGCCACGAAGCCCTGAGCTCCCTGCGCGAGTGGGTTGATGCCCTGGAGGGTGGCCCGGGGGTGAGCGCATGA
- a CDS encoding protein-L-isoaspartate(D-aspartate) O-methyltransferase codes for MTTQLEGIGMTSRRTRMRLVQRLRDGGIQSDRVLEVMGEVPRHIFLDEALSHRAYEDTSLPIGYGQTLSQPYIVARMTELMLAHGPARVLELGTGSGYQTAVLSRLFPEIYSVERIKALQDRARERLRQLQARNVFLKHADGGMGWPERGPFAGIIVTAAPVEIPRELLAQLEDGGVLIAPVGEENQVLVEVIRRGDRFEHRELEPVRFVPLLGGVVR; via the coding sequence ATGACAACTCAGCTTGAAGGCATCGGAATGACCTCCAGGCGCACCCGGATGCGGCTGGTACAGCGCCTGCGGGATGGGGGTATCCAGTCGGACAGGGTCCTTGAGGTTATGGGCGAGGTGCCCCGCCATATCTTTCTGGACGAAGCCCTGTCTCATCGCGCCTATGAGGACACTTCTTTACCTATCGGCTATGGGCAGACGCTGTCGCAGCCTTACATTGTGGCCCGTATGACGGAACTGATGCTGGCCCATGGGCCGGCCCGGGTACTTGAGCTGGGTACGGGTTCAGGCTACCAGACCGCGGTGCTGTCACGCCTGTTTCCGGAGATCTACAGCGTTGAGCGTATAAAGGCGTTGCAGGACCGGGCGCGCGAACGTCTGCGCCAGCTCCAGGCCCGCAATGTCTTTCTCAAACACGCGGATGGCGGTATGGGCTGGCCCGAGCGAGGGCCTTTCGCCGGTATTATCGTGACCGCTGCTCCTGTGGAAATACCCAGAGAACTTTTGGCACAACTCGAAGATGGCGGGGTTCTGATTGCGCCGGTAGGAGAGGAGAACCAGGTGCTGGTGGAGGTGATCCGTCGGGGTGACCGGTTTGAGCACCGGGAGCTGGAGCCGGTCCGCTTTGTTCCTCTGCTTGGCGGGGTTGTCCGATAG
- a CDS encoding DUF368 domain-containing protein, with amino-acid sequence MDNPQSRTADQDIERSQSRGSVFLRGLAMGAADIVPGVSGGTIAFITGIYFRLLEAINAVPPAVYGLLRKRQFGEFWRACDGAFLLSLLAGILTSIATLASAISYLLVQFPILVWSFFFGLIVASVWHVGRQVRHYRVGLALPLIVGIGFAWWVTTLSAGQASPSSLVFFGAGALAICAMILPGISGSFILLVIGMYAPVLAAIKSLDLGVLFLFMFGCLVGLLSIARLITWAFHHFHDLVLALLTGFMIGALNKVWPWKETLSWRVNSAGEKVPVNEVSVLPWTFAEQMGQDPKVALAVLAALAGFFLVIVVEWVGGRRSGAPRGA; translated from the coding sequence ATGGATAATCCGCAAAGCCGTACCGCCGATCAGGACATTGAGCGATCCCAGAGTCGCGGAAGCGTGTTCCTCAGGGGACTGGCCATGGGTGCGGCGGATATCGTACCCGGGGTGTCCGGTGGCACCATTGCGTTCATTACGGGCATCTATTTCCGTCTTCTGGAAGCCATCAATGCGGTGCCACCCGCCGTTTACGGTCTGCTCCGAAAACGTCAGTTCGGCGAATTCTGGCGCGCCTGCGACGGAGCTTTTCTGTTGTCTCTGCTGGCCGGGATCCTCACCAGTATCGCAACACTCGCCTCGGCCATCAGCTACCTGTTGGTGCAATTTCCGATCCTGGTCTGGAGCTTTTTCTTCGGTCTGATTGTCGCCTCCGTGTGGCACGTGGGTCGACAGGTCCGCCATTACCGGGTTGGCCTGGCTCTGCCTCTGATCGTTGGCATAGGTTTCGCGTGGTGGGTAACCACCCTGTCGGCCGGACAGGCTTCGCCGTCGTCCCTGGTGTTCTTCGGGGCCGGGGCGCTGGCCATCTGTGCAATGATTCTTCCGGGCATTTCCGGCAGCTTCATTCTCCTGGTGATCGGAATGTACGCGCCGGTGTTGGCCGCCATCAAGTCCCTGGACCTGGGTGTGCTGTTTCTCTTCATGTTCGGCTGTCTGGTGGGTCTGCTTTCCATCGCCCGTCTGATCACCTGGGCGTTCCATCATTTTCACGACCTGGTGCTGGCATTGCTGACTGGCTTCATGATCGGTGCCCTGAACAAGGTATGGCCCTGGAAGGAGACCTTGAGTTGGCGGGTAAACAGCGCGGGCGAGAAGGTGCCTGTGAACGAGGTGAGCGTCCTGCCGTGGACCTTTGCCGAGCAGATGGGGCAGGATCCGAAGGTGGCGCTGGCGGTTCTGGCAGCCCTGGCGGGTTTCTTTCTTGTGATTGTGGTGGAATGGGTTGGAGGGCGCCGATCCGGAGCGCCCCGGGGGGCCTGA
- a CDS encoding murein hydrolase activator EnvC family protein: MTKAPASNKPLASQTQTVARIEWRWPHVGTVIAGYSTSGKVNKGIDIAGKPGDAVRAAAAGNVVYAGNGLLGYGNLIIVNHNEHYLSAYAHNRKILVQEGEDVNAGQVIAELGSSGAERPMLHFEIRKNGNPVDPVHYLPPR; this comes from the coding sequence GTGACCAAGGCACCGGCCAGCAACAAACCGCTGGCCTCCCAGACGCAGACGGTGGCCCGTATCGAGTGGCGCTGGCCGCACGTTGGCACCGTAATTGCTGGATATTCAACATCCGGAAAAGTCAATAAAGGTATTGATATTGCCGGAAAACCCGGGGATGCTGTAAGGGCAGCAGCGGCAGGAAATGTCGTCTATGCCGGTAACGGGTTGCTAGGTTACGGTAATCTCATTATCGTGAATCATAACGAGCACTATCTGAGTGCTTACGCTCATAACCGGAAGATTCTGGTGCAGGAAGGGGAGGATGTGAACGCCGGGCAAGTGATCGCAGAGCTCGGTAGCAGTGGTGCTGAACGACCCATGTTGCATTTTGAGATCCGCAAGAATGGCAACCCGGTTGACCCAGTCCACTACCTGCCGCCTCGCTAG
- the rpoS gene encoding RNA polymerase sigma factor RpoS, translating into MSAEQEDIIIDRVSDIEDADDQLLAEEKVDKEANDEVAEVEEDFPTQGRYFTSQKQLDATQLYLNEIGFSPLLTPEEEVYFARLARKGEESGRKRMIESNLRLVVKIARRYVNRGLTLLDLIEEGNLGLIRAVEKFDPERGFRFSTYATWWIRQTIERAIMNQTRTIRLPIHVVKELNLYLRAARELTQKLDHEPSAEEIARMVDKPVADVKRMLGLNERVASMDTPIGSGGEKSLLDTVADEGASDPADLLQDNNMCSCLEKWIDQLSDKQQEVLSRRFGLRGYPVSTLEEVGQEIGLTRERVRQIQVEALRRLREILEKEGLSGNLLFK; encoded by the coding sequence ATGTCAGCAGAGCAAGAAGACATCATTATTGATCGCGTATCAGACATTGAGGATGCAGACGATCAACTGTTAGCCGAGGAAAAAGTCGACAAGGAGGCAAACGACGAAGTTGCCGAAGTCGAAGAGGACTTTCCCACCCAGGGGCGCTACTTCACCAGCCAGAAACAGCTGGACGCCACCCAGCTTTATCTCAACGAAATCGGGTTTTCCCCCCTTCTGACACCGGAAGAAGAGGTCTATTTTGCCCGGCTGGCCCGTAAGGGCGAGGAATCCGGGCGTAAACGAATGATCGAAAGCAACCTGCGCCTGGTGGTCAAGATTGCTCGACGCTATGTCAATCGTGGGCTCACACTGCTGGATCTGATCGAGGAGGGCAACCTTGGACTGATCCGGGCGGTTGAAAAGTTTGATCCGGAGCGCGGCTTCCGGTTCTCGACCTACGCCACCTGGTGGATCCGCCAGACCATTGAGCGGGCCATCATGAACCAGACCCGCACCATTCGCCTGCCGATTCATGTGGTAAAGGAGCTCAACCTCTACCTGCGGGCCGCCCGGGAGCTCACCCAGAAACTGGACCACGAGCCCTCGGCCGAAGAAATCGCCCGCATGGTCGACAAGCCCGTAGCCGATGTGAAGCGTATGCTGGGCTTGAATGAGCGCGTTGCCTCCATGGATACGCCCATTGGCAGTGGTGGCGAAAAGTCGCTGCTGGACACCGTTGCCGACGAAGGTGCCTCTGATCCGGCTGACCTTCTCCAGGACAACAACATGTGTTCGTGCCTTGAGAAGTGGATTGACCAGCTTAGCGACAAACAGCAGGAAGTTCTGTCACGCCGCTTTGGTCTGCGGGGCTACCCGGTGAGTACCCTGGAGGAAGTGGGACAGGAGATTGGCCTTACCCGAGAGCGGGTCCGGCAGATCCAGGTAGAGGCTCTGCGCCGTCTGCGGGAGATTCTCGAGAAGGAGGGACTGTCGGGGAATCTGCTGTTCAAGTAA
- a CDS encoding chalcone isomerase family protein, translating into MKKALTTGFVSVVMAAMLSAPASALEVEGVDVPDTYSAMDTELKLNGAGTRSKWFMDLYVGGLYVPETINDGEAVINADEPQAITLHIISGMITSERMTEATLEGFKASTDGDMSAIQGDVDQFMAVFEEEIKEGDVFDLVYLPSEGVKVLKNGEHKDTIGDLAFKKALFGIWLSDKPAQEDLKEKMLGQR; encoded by the coding sequence ATGAAGAAGGCTCTTACAACCGGTTTTGTCTCTGTCGTAATGGCGGCCATGCTGTCTGCACCGGCATCGGCACTTGAGGTAGAGGGTGTTGACGTTCCGGATACGTACTCCGCCATGGATACCGAGCTCAAGCTCAACGGTGCAGGTACCCGCTCCAAGTGGTTCATGGATCTGTATGTGGGCGGCCTGTACGTGCCGGAGACCATCAACGATGGTGAAGCGGTCATCAACGCCGACGAACCCCAGGCGATTACCCTGCACATCATTTCCGGGATGATCACCAGTGAGCGCATGACAGAAGCCACACTGGAGGGGTTCAAGGCGTCAACCGATGGTGACATGTCCGCGATCCAGGGCGATGTTGACCAGTTTATGGCGGTGTTCGAGGAGGAGATCAAGGAAGGCGACGTTTTTGATCTGGTGTATCTGCCAAGTGAAGGCGTGAAGGTACTCAAGAACGGTGAGCACAAGGACACCATTGGCGACCTGGCTTTCAAGAAGGCGCTATTCGGGATCTGGCTCTCGGACAAACCTGCCCAGGAAGATCTGAAAGAAAAAATGCTGGGCCAGCGTTAA
- the nth gene encoding endonuclease III yields the protein MNKQKRTEIFTRLREANPNPTTELNYSSPFELLIAVILSAQATDVGVNKATDRLFPVANTPEAILALGVDGLKEYIKTIGLFNSKAENVIKTCRILVEQHGSQVPERREDLEALPGVGRKTANVVLNTAFGQPAMAVDTHIFRVSNRTGIAPGKNVLEVEKRLMRLVPREFLLDAHHWLILHGRYTCTARKPKCGACIIEDLCEFRHKRDYL from the coding sequence ATGAACAAGCAGAAGCGTACCGAGATCTTTACCAGGCTCAGAGAAGCCAACCCGAACCCCACGACGGAACTGAACTACTCCAGTCCGTTTGAGCTGTTGATTGCGGTGATTCTGTCGGCTCAGGCCACAGACGTGGGTGTCAACAAGGCCACCGACCGGCTGTTTCCGGTGGCCAACACCCCCGAGGCCATCCTGGCACTCGGTGTTGACGGGCTGAAGGAATACATCAAGACGATCGGGCTCTTTAACAGCAAGGCTGAGAACGTCATCAAAACCTGCCGGATTCTGGTAGAGCAACATGGAAGCCAGGTACCCGAGCGCAGAGAGGATCTCGAAGCCTTGCCAGGTGTTGGCCGGAAAACGGCGAACGTGGTTCTGAACACTGCCTTTGGCCAGCCGGCGATGGCTGTGGACACTCACATCTTCCGGGTTTCAAACCGTACTGGGATTGCGCCCGGGAAGAACGTGCTGGAAGTGGAAAAGCGCCTGATGCGCCTGGTGCCAAGGGAATTTCTGCTCGACGCCCATCACTGGCTGATCCTGCACGGCCGTTACACCTGCACCGCCCGTAAGCCGAAATGCGGCGCCTGCATCATCGAGGACCTGTGCGAGTTCCGGCACAAGCGGGATTATCTGTAA
- a CDS encoding electron transport complex subunit E, with protein sequence MATKSASDIIRDGLWSNNPALVQVLGLCPLLAVTSTVVNAIGLGLATLMVLMGSNLAVSLIRNFVGESVRLPAFVMIIASFVTCAELLMQAFTYELYQILGIFIPLIVTNCAILGRADAFASKNAPGPALLDGAMMGIGFLLVLIVLGGMRELVGQGSLFVDMNLLFGPTAADWVIRPFENYPDVLFMILPPGAFIGLGLLIALKNSIDHQLKERRKVNEPAPVSSGSKRVRVTGNVS encoded by the coding sequence ATGGCAACCAAATCAGCCAGCGACATCATCCGAGACGGGCTCTGGTCCAATAATCCGGCGCTGGTACAGGTACTCGGCCTGTGCCCCCTGCTTGCCGTCACCAGCACGGTGGTCAATGCCATCGGGCTGGGACTGGCCACTCTGATGGTACTGATGGGGTCCAACCTCGCCGTTTCGCTGATACGCAACTTTGTTGGCGAGTCGGTCCGTCTGCCGGCGTTCGTAATGATCATTGCCTCCTTCGTAACCTGCGCGGAGCTTTTGATGCAGGCCTTTACCTACGAGCTTTACCAGATACTGGGCATCTTCATTCCGCTGATTGTCACCAACTGTGCCATCCTCGGCCGCGCCGATGCCTTCGCCTCGAAGAACGCCCCCGGCCCCGCTCTGCTTGATGGCGCAATGATGGGTATCGGCTTCCTCCTGGTGCTCATTGTTCTGGGTGGCATGCGTGAGCTCGTTGGCCAGGGCAGCCTGTTCGTAGACATGAACCTGCTGTTCGGCCCAACGGCCGCCGATTGGGTCATTCGCCCTTTCGAGAACTATCCGGACGTGCTGTTCATGATTCTTCCGCCCGGTGCCTTCATTGGCCTTGGCCTGTTGATTGCCCTGAAAAACAGCATTGACCACCAGCTCAAGGAACGCCGTAAGGTTAACGAGCCCGCACCTGTGAGCTCCGGCAGCAAACGGGTTCGGGTAACAGGCAACGTATCCTGA
- the rsxG gene encoding electron transport complex subunit RsxG, whose protein sequence is MAAVAKSIRRSAIGLGLFAIITGGTIAVTQVATEERIREQAARAEAQALFEIIPESRHNNDLLKDTVQLPASERLAQSGPVTVWVARQNEQPVGLIMPVVAPDGYSGNINLLVGIDMNGTILGVRVTSHKETPGLGDKIELKKSDWIRTFTGRSLGSPPHREWNVRKNGGEFDQFTGATISPRAVVKAVQKALIYFRDHRQVIRERLNEPPSPRERPLEPEAIAGKSSTREHS, encoded by the coding sequence ATGGCTGCAGTTGCCAAATCCATCCGCCGCAGCGCCATCGGCCTGGGCCTGTTCGCCATCATCACCGGTGGCACCATTGCGGTTACCCAGGTCGCAACCGAGGAGCGCATTCGCGAACAGGCCGCCCGGGCCGAGGCCCAGGCGCTGTTCGAAATCATTCCGGAAAGCCGCCATAACAACGATCTTCTCAAGGACACCGTACAGCTTCCTGCCAGCGAACGGTTGGCCCAGAGCGGCCCGGTGACCGTCTGGGTGGCTCGACAAAACGAGCAACCGGTGGGGCTGATCATGCCCGTGGTGGCGCCCGACGGCTATTCCGGCAATATCAACCTGCTGGTGGGTATTGATATGAATGGCACGATACTGGGCGTTCGCGTAACCAGCCACAAGGAAACGCCGGGGCTGGGAGACAAGATTGAACTCAAGAAATCCGATTGGATCCGAACCTTTACCGGCCGCTCCCTGGGGAGCCCACCTCACCGGGAATGGAATGTCCGGAAAAACGGCGGTGAGTTCGATCAGTTTACCGGTGCTACGATTTCACCACGGGCGGTGGTAAAAGCGGTGCAGAAGGCGCTGATTTACTTCCGCGATCATCGGCAGGTGATTCGGGAGCGCCTCAATGAGCCGCCCTCCCCCAGGGAACGGCCACTGGAGCCGGAAGCGATCGCCGGAAAGTCATCCACCAGGGAGCACTCCTGA
- the rsxD gene encoding electron transport complex subunit RsxD: MAFVQQSSPHAHRARPTSRVMMWVMIAALPGLLAQTLFFGWGNLINVVFCIAVAIGSEAALLALRKKPVAFFIRDNTAAVTGLLLGLSLPQFTPWWVSAVAVISAIVVAKQLYGGLGSNPFNPAMVGYALVLVSFPVAMTTNWAEPATLWGGAPGFGDTLATIASGQQTAVDGWTMATPLDEYKHKIETHTAAEVLAHPTFGEGIARGWEWVNAGFLAGGLLLIGLRIISWHIPVGFLAGLAVMSLAFGSNADLYAPLSLHMLAGGTMLGAFFIATDPVSAATSHQGKLIYGAGIGVLIYLIRTWGNYPDAVAFSVLLMNFAVPFIDHYTPPRTYGHHKARRGVPGSQG; the protein is encoded by the coding sequence ATGGCGTTTGTTCAGCAATCCTCCCCCCACGCCCACAGGGCCCGGCCAACCTCCCGGGTAATGATGTGGGTGATGATCGCCGCCTTGCCGGGCCTGCTGGCACAAACCCTGTTTTTCGGATGGGGTAACCTGATCAACGTGGTGTTCTGCATTGCCGTTGCCATTGGCTCTGAAGCTGCCCTTCTCGCACTGCGCAAAAAGCCGGTGGCCTTTTTCATCCGGGACAACACTGCGGCTGTAACCGGTCTGCTCCTGGGCCTGTCTCTGCCCCAGTTCACACCCTGGTGGGTGTCGGCGGTGGCGGTCATTTCCGCCATCGTGGTTGCCAAGCAACTCTACGGTGGCCTTGGCTCAAACCCCTTCAATCCGGCCATGGTGGGCTATGCCCTGGTGCTGGTGTCCTTTCCAGTGGCCATGACCACCAACTGGGCTGAACCGGCAACGCTATGGGGTGGCGCGCCGGGCTTTGGCGACACCCTTGCCACCATAGCCTCCGGACAGCAAACGGCGGTCGACGGCTGGACCATGGCTACGCCCTTAGACGAGTACAAACACAAGATTGAGACCCATACCGCCGCGGAGGTTCTTGCCCACCCAACCTTTGGTGAAGGTATTGCCCGGGGCTGGGAGTGGGTCAACGCGGGCTTCCTGGCCGGTGGCCTGCTGCTGATTGGACTTCGCATCATCAGCTGGCACATTCCGGTCGGTTTCCTGGCCGGCCTGGCGGTAATGAGCCTCGCGTTCGGCAGCAACGCTGATCTGTACGCACCGCTCTCCCTGCACATGCTTGCAGGCGGCACCATGCTGGGTGCCTTCTTCATAGCCACTGATCCAGTCTCGGCAGCTACCAGCCACCAGGGCAAGCTGATCTACGGCGCCGGCATTGGCGTTCTGATCTATCTGATTCGCACCTGGGGGAATTACCCGGATGCCGTCGCCTTCAGTGTGCTGCTGATGAATTTCGCAGTACCGTTCATTGATCATTACACCCCACCGCGCACTTACGGCCATCACAAGGCCCGCCGGGGCGTGCCAGGGAGTCAGGGATAA